In Panicum virgatum strain AP13 chromosome 5K, P.virgatum_v5, whole genome shotgun sequence, the genomic window CCAACCGAGCTAGCGACCTTAGGCGTGGTTGGCTAGAAAGATCGAAGCGGCACCCAAATGCGTTGCGCGATGTGGATCGAGTTGACAGGGGCGAGCCACCAACCGGCGTCGCGTGGGGCATGCATCCCTGAAGAATAAACTGCAGCCGGAAATTAAGCCCGGCGTAAAGGCGTTGCCTGCCGACAACCCCTTTCGTGGCCGACTCCTTTGCATGCCAAACTAGATTAGCCCAAATCAATCTGTTTTGCTGAGTGTTTTTTCAGCCAGTCAACAGTATTTTTTCTCGCACCAACTGCCAATGTAATTTTTTCTACAACAAACCAGCACAGTGCGGGCGACCCCAGCGCCAATTTTCGCTAGTGGCAGTGTTTAGATCCACCAAAACCCCCCCAAAAAACAccactttccatcacatctccatcacatcaaaacattaaatgtagcaaataacccatgcatggagtactaaatgtaggtaaataaaaaaaactaattgcatagttttgatgtacattgcgagacgaatcttttgagcctagttaggtcatggtaggacaatatctaccacaaacaaacgaaaagtgttacAATGTACTACAATATTTTTTCCTGACAGTAAAATtcaagggaactaaacacagtgTTGATCCCAGGCTACCTGGCGCCAGCGGCGAGCTAGAGATCGGTCGTCGGATGCATGATGAGCATTTTCAccatggccctgtttagtttcctcAAAAACCCccacaaaaacatcacatctccatcacatctatattacatcaaaacattaaatatagcaaatgacccatacatggagtactaaatgtagataaataaaaaaaactaatttcataattttGATGTATATTGCGaaacgaattttttgagcctagttagatcatggtagAATAATATCTACTACACTACAATATTTTTTTCACGCTGCTACAGTAGATTtcggggaactaaacacagcccatgtCGCGAGCACATGGGCGCCCGGCTGAACACCTGCACCCGGTGCTGTGTCCGTGTGGTGTTCCCATCATCCAAAGGACAGGACAAGCGCCCCCCTCCTGCCCCCAAGCGCCCAGCGTCTCgatgttagggtgtgtttacttccaacccgtaaacgcaaaaaaatcataaacgcattaaagtgaaaatgaatcttactaatttgaagtactaaatgaagtctatttataaaaatttttacatggatgggctgtaaatcacgagacgaatctaatgagtctacctaatccatgatttgcaacagtaatgctacagtaaccatttgctaattattgattaatcatggattaattagcatcattagattcgtctcgcgatttacaacccatctgtgcaaaaagttttgtaaatagacttcatttagtgcttcaaattgGGAAGATTCGAAACGCAagatttttttgcgtttacaccctaccgaactaaacacggccctaATCTAATCTAAACAATATGGAGCGGTGGGGGCGATTAAGAATAAGAACTCGCTGATGGGGATTTTTCTCGCTCCCTGATGGCACCGTTCGGTAGACCTAATTAGTTGCCTTGTCCTTTTTCCCTGAAGAAGATGAGACCGACAGATCCTTTTTCTTGCTGGCGGAAAAACAACCCCTCACCGGCCGTCGCAAAAGGGACCTGCGTTCAACAATTTGCATCACCAGGGAGAACCCCAAACCGAGTGCGTGATGCCGGCGTTGCATACTTGCATGGGGTACTTCAGCATTTATAATAAGGTGATCAAAGAGGCTTCAGCATTTATAATAGGGTGATCAAAGAGGCATCGGAAAGCATCGCTGGTTGGTTTCCGATGGTCCTGACTCATATGTTGTTAGACAGTCGAGAGAGGGGGCCCCTATATATACTACATCTCGGCGATGCTCCGATGGAAATCCGGGATCCGGATGCACCGGGGTGGACGGAAGCACATGTCCCCGGTGCCTGCTTGCTTTTGCTTATACCCTGCGTGTGTGGGTTGGGACTTGAGATGCCACCTAACCTAACACGAGCTGATGCAAAGAAGCGGGCAAGCAGGCCAAGGATTGGCCGGCCACCTGAATGCTGATTGCTGAACATGCAAGATTGAACTGCAAACTGTTGCTCCATCCCTTCAGAGTTCATGCCAACTTGGAGCCAGGCACCACACCACACTCAGGATGCCGGCATCCCGACCTGAAAGGATACTATTTTACGCCGCCGCATGCcctgccatgccatgccatgcgaAGGTGCGGCGGCGCATCCAGGGCAATCCGCGCGTCATTttcctggggggggggggggggggttccgtTCTGTCGCAGCTGCATCCTTTGCTTGCGCTCAAAGTTGGATCCCCACCGCACCCTGTTCAAGTGGGAGGAAGAGGAAATCGTGCGGCGTCAAGCTCTGGTTGGGAAACCTCCTCCTCAGCGCGCACCTGCAGACCTGCTATTGCATAGTAATCGTCTCTGGTTCTTCTACGATCAATCTGCCAGAATCGCTCAGCCACTTTCCatctgggttttctttctttctttgcgCTGCGGATGTTGCTTCTACCAGTGAAAATGTGCGCGCACCAAAGCCACCAACCGCATCTGCCGCGGTTTCTTCAGACACGCACTTTCTACATCTCTGTCCCGTAGAAAAGACGCACCAAGGATCCAGTCAGTGGCTCAGGGCAGGGCACATAACTAGACACTTCTTCAAGTCCACTCGTGTTGTTTTCGATGAGGCATAAGGCATTGACGCGGTGTGGAGCATCTGATGAACGGCAGTGCAAACCATGCTGTGCTGGCTGAAGAAAATTGATCATGCAGGCCATGGCCTGGTTTTGTTGGGTGCTGCTCAATCTTACATTCTAGTGACCAACTGCGTTCTGCAGCTGTTTTCGATCTAGTATAGAAGAACATGACAATCTGCTCTGGTTCTATACTCCGATCCTCATAGTCTAGGAACAGGGCAACGCAACGCTGTAACAACCACGAAGGCACCAACACATTTCTAAACAAGTAAGCCTGCATTTGCCGACAGGCGACACTGCACAAGGGGGAGAACGACACGGAGGCTTTGGTAAGAGGCATGATGCTCATGACAAGACTTGTGCACAGCTGATTAGAACTACATACCGTAGatataaatgaaaaaaaaaagaaaatgcaatCCCTGGGTGCAGGAGTTGCATACCACGATATTCATTACTAATCAATAATGTTACGGTAGTCAAAATAAAGGCCAGCAACTGTCTGCCTAGACAATACGGTTAATAAAAACCCATAACTCTTCATTTCTTCAAGGTTACTCTCCATCCAGACGAGCATACATAAACCACAACTTGTTTGAACCATCAGAATCACAATTCACAAGACAACCTCTTCCACGGCAGAACCCTCAATGCTCAGCTTGATTCAGCGGCTTGGCTGCTTCATTTGTAGGCATGCACTAATTCTTTGTAGATTACAGAGATAGAGTACTTAATGACCTTATTCTTATATTTATTTGAATCTAACTTCATCTTTGAAAACTCATCCGATGAAAACATCTGGAAGGAACACAGATACAAAACTTTCAGTCCTGACAAGTGAAGATAATAAAGCAGTAAGTCAAAACACACTGGCAAAATAGTATCATGTTTAACCTGAGGTAGGATCTCAAGATATCTTCTTCAGGGCAGTTGCTAGCTTCATAGGACTCCATCCTGAACTGTTGAAGCCAGATAACTCCATAAGACGGCCCGACAtagcaagaaaagaaaaacagaaaacATTGCACGACAAGTACAGGATAGGATGTGAATAGAACTCACCATCTCTGGCTTGACATCAAATTTATGACGGTGCAGGACCATTTCCATTCCTTTACTCATTGGAAGGCACTCCTCCTTGGTCAGCACCTTTAGTTCTTGAGGCACTAAACTGTGCATGGGATTCTTTATGCCCCACATCATTTCCATCACAGCACCATCACACTGAAAAGACCATAGTGAAAAAGTTGATCAATACACATGAAATTGACGAGGGAGTGAATACTATTCAAGTATACATGAATTTGACGAGGGAGACTGCACAAATTAACTACCAGCTCCTGATCTGCTTCGATTATTACTTTATATTCACGGCTACCAAGCGCTGGCTTCTCCGACGGCGGCAGACTTGTCCTCAAACAGTCAAACTCTTCAAACTGTTTCAACCAGACGACCTGATAAAAAATGCACAAAGAACGAGACAGTTGAACCGTCAATGTATCTCAATTGTGGCCTCTATAAGCAAGAGACACAGATGAAACTAAGAGATAGCTCAACCATCATGCAGTGCATCTCAGCTGTGACAAGAGAGAACAAATCAGTAAGTGTCTTTTAAGTTTTTTAAAATTCTTGCAGCAGACCTCCAAATTGATTCATATGTCATGGTAATGCTCTGTATTTTGGTAACAAACCATTGTAGTGCCATGTTAGGCCTCCCCCATCCCTCTAGCATCAGATGTCGACCCATGGTCAATTGCTAGCATATCTCaggtttttaaaaaaatgaatacTGTAGCAGAATCAAAATTAATAGTGGTGGTCGCGTCTCCCTATAGCTAAGTTATCACAATTATTAAGTTTAACAATCCCAACTAGTGTCATTTCGACAAATCTCCCCTTACGAAGTTGCGATCGTAAAAAAGATCAATAAGAAAACAAGGTGGCATTACTTGGCACAATCAACTCCTAGCCAGGCTTCCCAGAGCCAACAAACGCGTGTTTGGTTACCTGTTTAAGTCCTTTAGCCTGGCTTCATCTGTGCAAGGAGAGGTCTTGGCTTGGGAACGTGGGGGAGGACCGTCTCCACAGAGCCAGGCTCCGTGTGCACAAATGCTGGAGTAACCGGCTATTCGCAACATGTGATCGTAGGAGGTCCGGCTAGAGGCAAGGAGCAACAAGAAGGCATGGCAAGTTTGGGGAAGACAAGATGGTACAACCGCATGGCGGAGGGATGATTGAATGCGAAACATGATGCCTACTCATCAAATTGATGCAACCATAGGAGGCAAAACATCAGATCGACGGAATCATTGGAAGGCAACAACACAAGCTGCTCCTTAGTCATTTTTCCCATTGGCCAAGCCAGTTTACCGGCCCAGTAGCTAGTTAGCAAGTTAATCCAGCTCAGAATTAAATATAGGGCTAATTTCAGCCCAAAATACACATTAACAGCACATATTGAGTACTGATAATATAGATGGTTCTTAACAAATTCTTCAACATATAGATAATAGATGTACTAAATGATCAGCATTTCAAAGTGGGAACATCTGAAATAAATAGAGgataaaattttaaaacaaCAAATGGCATTGATAAGGTCATAAGGATGCTCACAAATCCATAACTACATAAGTAATCACAAATTGCAAATTGCAAAGACATATTCACCAACTATAGCAAAATTCGTGAATCCTCACCTTGGTTCACTTCACAGGGCCCTGGCTGGCTTCATGCTCTGCGCgagtgcgcgtgcgcggcggcccTGGCGCCCTGCGCAGCAGTAGAGTATGACGGCGGCGCCCCTCGGCCATTGCCCCCGGTCCCTGCGCGGGCTGCGCCCTGCGCCTGCACAgctgcgtggcgcggcggcaggggcggccAGAGACGGGCGCACGGCTGCACGGCAGCGGCTAGGCGGGAGGCGGCGCCTCTGCTCGGCTGCGCGGTGCGGCAGGCGGCCGAAGCAGGGCGGCAGGGCCCTGCGCGAGACctgcggccggggcggcgggcggcgggggcgcggtgCGACAGCAGCGGGCAGCAGTCAGCAGTCAGCAGGCCGGTAGGacgggcggcggctagggcgtcgggcgagacggcggcgcggggggaaTCGGGAGAGCAGACGGGTGGCCGGGAGGGTGGGGAACGTCCGGTGGATCAATGAATTTGGGCCGTCtgtgggccggcggcgggggaggggaggtgggCTGCTCAAGTTTGTTAGCCTAAAAGAGAGATTGTGTCTTCctcaaagaaagaaagaagagagattgtgtagggatgaaaacgggaATCAGAAAATCCCGTACCGTCCGAAACCGTATTCTGAATATACCGCCCATATCCTGAATTGGCGGAAAAACAAGAACAGGAAGTGGTTGAGGTGTTTTCCCGCCCGTATTTTCAGTTTCCCGTATAAAGCTGGgaaaattcccgcgggaattccCGTACCCCTACCACATTTTGGCCCATTTCTTCCAATCTCAGTAGCCCAGCCCAATTTGGCGCCCCGCGCACAGCGCACACCAAAATTTGGCAGCGCGCCCCGCTCTCCCGCTCCCCAAACCCTAAAGGCGCCTAATTTTTCCCCTTTCCCTCCCCAtatcagccgccgccgccgcacactcTCTCTGAGTCTCagtttctctctctcccacaGACCGCAGTCTCGCACTCTCGCTCGGCGCTCGCCCCGCTCGCCCGCTCCACCCTCCGACAGACCTCCCGCCGTCCCCTCGGCCCCTCCGACCGGCGACcggtgccgcgccgcccgctcacCCTGCTCGCCCGCTCCGCCCTCCAGCAGTCCCTCCCGCCGTCCCCCTCCGACCGGCactgcgccgcccgccgaccggcgagcgacggcgagggccGCACCCCGGCAGCCCCCAGGACGCGGCGCCCGTGCTCTCTTCCGTCCTCCGGTTCtcaggcccgccgccgccaccaaggATGTCGCGTCAAGGAGGTCCTGGTACTGCCTCATCGGCATCCAAGCGCCGGCTCATCCTCGAgccaccacggccgccggtGGTGGTGCACAGCACCACTCTTCCTCCAACGTCAACCACAGGTAATTTTCAAAATCAATGTGTATGTAGTTCACTAGTTCATGCTGCTACTATAGTTCTCGATAGATCTGTCATCTGTACATGAGTAGAGAGTAGAGTAGATCCTCCTGCTGCATTTTATTAGTTTAGTATAGAGTAGTAAATTGATTTGTAGTTGCGTAGTTCCTAGTTTTCGTACTGATTCAATGAAGCTTATTATCTAAAAATGGGTGTAtgtctttgattttttttctcttggtaGGATCTAAGAGGTCAAGCTCATCAAATGGAAGCTCAAGTCCTGTTCCAACTCAAGATCTTGGTCTCTGTCTATCCAGTGAAACTCCTACATCAAGATCTAGCCCAGGAAGTGGTGCAGCTGGTGGAGGTTCAACTGATGCAGCTGTTGGACTGTCAAGTGGGGGTGTTAGTGATGTAGCTGGTGGAGGTTCTGGTGATTCTTTGCCAAGTGGTGCTGTCACTCCTCTCAGTGGTGCTGTTGGTGATGCTTCTGGTGGTACTGCTGCTGTAAATCTTGGTGGTGCTACTGGTGGACAGGGAGGAGAAGGAACAGATGCTAGAAATGACATCATTGTTGAAGGTGATGATCCTGCTGTCCAAGATGGAGATGGAAATGGACAAAGTGGAAAGAGGCAGAAGAGGTGCACGTCTCGTGTGTGGGACCACTTCACCAAGAAGGACCTGGTCATTGAGGATAACGGGAAGATATATACATAGAAGTGGGCTTACTTGTCGgggaccacgattaggggcaccctaatcggagtactaaaatcaccctaaaaacgtaaacacatattaggcaactgagcccacgaaggcctacggcctccttccaaatgTAAGCaagcctaccctcggggaggcgaatcgtctccgcctctctcgagggtagcgaacctaccctcgagcggggcgaatcgtctccgtctcgctcgaggccacccctcgacgagaaggacaaacggcccttccgctcactcGCCCGTCGTacagaggcattaaatgccaaccactcctccacagcgcccaggtcagacggcgtcaggccgccattccccatagttgctgtgaccggagtcccgtccgccaactccggtcactgctccgccatcccggacgccgtggcaacactgtgggaacctgcgacgcggtacgagacgtgctcggcatagctcccgttactattctaccaactcctgctgtccggactccacctcaccagaccaacggccccggaccgtcccctgctcgggaagggatccggcgtcgccacgtgtcccccaaggagggatgctcagcactagcaaccggaggcccggacctcccccctcgaggggtccgggacctccacgtgactcccggACCCCCTTAGCGCACGCGCTAGCACTCCACCCAGGGGGGGCccgggaccgccacgtgccccactaccgctggcgcacatatatatgcaagaccctggcctgcagggcccacggaacgccgccacgccacacctggaagacggtacaccctatagcgacgaccacgccgcctgctggggctgtcaggatgccggcgcgatctccgcaaggccgaggatgatgcccaggacgactaccacgcccgacgccatgccccacagtatacttcccacagtgctcgaccactgcacccccgcgattcggggaaaagacgacgacttccacgatcccctgcgcatgtacaccgtccctccttgtgtctataaaaggaggaggcgggcttcctttaagggggtcacggtcggacccattcgatagaaCGCAACACTCAGCACCACCGAGCCTCCGATATTGTCacacgcctcaatcaactcctcctctagtagagacctgggagcttccctccctctctcgcctcgcttgtaccccctactacaggcacgcCCGGTGcaaagataatacagtgccctcgcacaccccttgctggacgtacggccccgcggccggaaccaggataaacccgtgcgttactgtgttgcctcttgcatcaacatctgggacgaggaaacacgcagcagcattactagttgggtccggaccgccgggtcaggacaccgacattACTGCAATCACCCAAAATGCAGATTCAAGGGTAGATGTGAGACCAATTATGGAACAATAGGGTTCTGGACTCATATGAAGGTAGCACATTGTGTAGTGAAGAATCAGCCGCAGCTAACAGTTGCAAAAGATGTTAAAGCTGTGATACCATACAGGTATGATGAAGAGGCAAGCTTGAGAAAGTTTTACTTGGCAATAGTCATGCATGAGTATCAGTTAGTTATTTACTGATTTATGCCTTGCTTGCTGATTTATGGCTTGCTTGCTGATTTATGGCTTGTTTGATTTTCAGAGAAGAAGGTTGGTTCCATTGTTGGTGACCTTGAAGTGATTGAGGCCCTTGTTTCGAAGCTTCATCTTGAGGTATAAGAATTATAACCTGCTGTACATAATTTTGTGCTTCTCAAAAATTAATTTTCAAATCTGCTGTACATAATCTGTTAACCGTCCTCTTGTATTGTAGGATGACGATGTTGCAGACAGTGATGGAGAAATGAATGGGCAAGCCGATGATTTCTAGAGTTTGGAAGTTGCGAAATTAGACTTGTTTGGTGAATGGTTAATTGGTCATGATACTGCTGCCCATTGTGGCATTTATCTTTAAATTTGGACTTGTGAACTGCTGCCCGTCGTGGCATTTATCTTTAAATTTGGACTTGTGAACTGCTGCCCATGGTGTTGTGGCATTCATTTTTAAACTTGGACTAGTTGCGAGTTGCATGTTGTTGGTTGCCTGCTGTACTCCTGTGCTGTGCTCGCTACTCGGTGCTCCTGTTGCCTGATGTACGCCTTACTGCCTATACTTATGTTGATGGTAGTTGGTAGCCGCCAGCGGCCAGCCGTATGCTAGATTGCTGTGTGCATACTGCATAGTTGCTAGTTGGAAGTTGGAACTATCTTCTCGAGCTTAATATTTTAAGGGGTTACATATATATTCCTGTCTTGAGTTCCCGGTTCCCGACCGTAACCGGCATATTCCCGATCGAACTCTTCCGTTCCCGATGTCCCGTATTACCGATTTCATTTTTCCGCCCGACGTTCCTGTTCCCGATCCCGGTCAAAAAATATGGTGACAGGAATGGTTTGAGGGTTTTCCCGCtcgttcccgaccgttttcatccctaagaTTGTGTTtctcaaaacaaaacaaaaaaagagaTTATGATTTTAAAGACCCGTTTTGTTaagttatttttatttttttgactcATATACATAGTACAGGCtacatttacaatttttttgtcaaaaataaTGGGTACCTTGAATTCAATGAGACCGGTCCCTGCTGAGAGCTCCCACTGGCTCCACCACTAAGAGAAGAGGGGATCTACTAACAAATTGTACTATATAGTCCTTGAAGCTGCATGAGTACAAACAAGAACCCACTAACAAGTAAGTAAAATCAAAGGCTCGATCATGATCTTGATTGATGGGGCTGGAATTGAGTAGGGTGCGATGAAAACCGGTCCGCAGCGAAACCCGCGGGGCTAGAAAAAACCCACCCGCGACAAATCCGCGGGTTtgaaatattatatttttatttatcttgtttggaatatttttattttgtctgAAATATATTATTACTAGTatagtgcccgtgcgttgctacgggtaatATAGTAGACCTATGTAATACCATCAACTTCACTTAATGCACTCAGGCCGTGCCATGGTTGAGCGAGATAATAATTGTTCGTGTTCCGATTGTGATTCCGATTGATTTGTCTGGACTCTGATTAGAATTCTGATTGACggacaaaaaaaatattgcttGGTTTAGCAATAGTAGAGAAGAGATATAGGTACAGGTATAGATATGGGCAATAAGAAACATATAGtccaattttataaaaaaatattaatgcAAAGGTAAACACCAAGATTCTATATTGATATGTATTTTTTTAAGATAAGAAAAATATTAATACAAAGGTAAACACCAAGACAATACTGTCATAACTTTGGAAGCAAACATACATGAATGGCAATATGAATTCCTCAAATGCAAAGGTAAACATAGAAAAATATTAATACAAAGGTAAACACCAAGACAGTACTGTCATAACTTTGGAAGCAAACATGAATGGCAATATGAATTCCTCAAATTACCTTCCTCAAACATAGAAAGCAAAATGCATGTTACTGGGAGTAAGACCAAAGCAGCTATAGATCAGAAAGATCTAAAGCAGCAAATGTCCAATTCTCATAAGAGGCAAAACTTGCAACAGAGAGATCTAAATTAATTTAGATATTTTATTTAAGTTAGCGAATCTATAAACTTCTCAATCTCGatctctcccttctctctcaaaTCTCTTCACAGCATCTTCCCTACAAATAAAGCTCGCCCACGTCCAAGGGCTCGCGTACCGGGAAGTCCGTGGTGGCCGCGACCGAACCTCGCATCAGGCAGTCTGCATGGCAGCTGCGTCCAGACCTCATAGCAGCGGATGAGGCACGCAACCTCGCAGCCGCGTTGCTGACAATAATCTTGTCGCCACTGTTATGACGCGGGGCTGCCGGCTACCGGCCTCTGTCAAGAGGTCCACCACTTCTAGTTCCAGCTCGTTCGATACTTTTTTGCAAGAAAAACTCCTCAATAATATGCGCAGGCCTCGAAGTCCAGAACGGAACCGAGTCCTCTCCTCCGTATTTCATGCCCATATATATCTACCTCGTCTCTCGCCGCCTCGATCGCACGCAACGCAACTCCCGTCGTCCGTCGTCCACCGATCGCGCGACATGGCGCCGCTCGCTCCCCGTCTCGCAAGCAACCGCCGACCACACGGCATGGCTCTGCCGGCGTTGCTGAGGGATCTCGTGGAAGAGATCCTCCTCCGCATCCCGCCGGACGAGCCGGCGCACCTCATCCGCGCCGCCCTCGTCTGCAAGGACTGGTGTCGCATCATCTCCGACGGCGTGTTTCGCCGCCGCTACCGCCGGTTCCACCGAACGCCTCCCCTGCTGGGCTACCTCAACAAGGATTACCAGACAGCCCCCAAATTCGTCGCAACCACTagtttctcgccgccgccgctgcctgccgGCAAATGCTCCGATCAGGTCCTTGACTGCCGCCACGGCCGCGTGCTGATCGACACTGGCGGCGACCCGCCAGGCTTGACCGTCTGGGACCTCATCGCCGGCACCGGGCAGCGCCTGAGCGTccccgcttatcacccgcaccTGCGCCTGTGCAGTTTCACTGGGGCTGTGCTATGCGCCCGCCATGGCTGCGACCACCTCGACTGCCACGACGGTCCGTTCCTCGTGGTCTTTGTGGGGGGGTACGACGACGATATAGACGACGGCACGGACAATGAAACGCACACATCGGGCGTGTACTCGTCAGAGACGGGAGCATGGAGCGCCCAAACCCCCAGTATTTACGACGATCTTGGGGCGTGCGGACCCTGCCTTCTCATAGGAGACGCGCTCTACGTCACCCTTGAGTATTGTTATGAAAAGATCCTCAAGTATGACTTGGGGGAGCATGGGCTGTCTGTGGTCGACACACCGCGAATGTTTGGCGCGGCTGTTCCCATGGATATCGATGGAGGGTTAGGGTTCGTCGGACACCATCACGGCTGGATTTATACGTGGTCACGGCAAGCGGATGTTGCGAATGGGGTTGGAGGATGGGTGCGACACGATGTTGCGGAGCTCGAGATGGATCGATGGTTCTCCCTACGGTGCCTTCACCCTAGCCAACGTGACATGATTTGCTTCGCAGAGGGAACAAATACTATTTTGTTCAATTTAAATAATTATATAGAACAGGGAGTCTTCACACTCGACCTCACGTCAAGGCAGGTGAGGAAGGTCGGCGAAACATGTGGCTATTGCATCGACATCTTACCTTATACGAG contains:
- the LOC120709730 gene encoding spore wall protein 1-like, producing the protein MSRQGGPGTASSASKRRLILEPPRPPVVVHSTTLPPTSTTGSKRSSSSNGSSSPVPTQDLGLCLSSETPTSRSSPGSGAAGGGSTDAAVGLSSGGVSDVAGGGSGDSLPSGAVTPLSGAVGDASGGTAAVNLGGATGGQGGEGTDARNDIIVEGDDPAVQDGDGNGQSGKRQKRCTSRVWDHFTKKDLVIEDNGKIYT
- the LOC120709731 gene encoding uncharacterized protein LOC120709731; amino-acid sequence: MALPALLRDLVEEILLRIPPDEPAHLIRAALVCKDWCRIISDGVFRRRYRRFHRTPPLLGYLNKDYQTAPKFVATTSFSPPPLPAGKCSDQVLDCRHGRVLIDTGGDPPGLTVWDLIAGTGQRLSVPAYHPHLRLCSFTGAVLCARHGCDHLDCHDGPFLVVFVGGYDDDIDDGTDNETHTSGVYSSETGAWSAQTPSIYDDLGACGPCLLIGDALYVTLEYCYEKILKSC